The region GCTTCAACACACGAGGCAACCAAGCGTCTGATCCCCGCCGCACAGGAGGCTTAtcctgaaaaacacacagaacacactgcaCAGAAACCACTACATACCAAATCTTATACACAACATAAAATCAGCAGAAATAACCTAAGAGTGTGTTCAAACAAGTTATGGCTGCCTTTCGCatcatgtaaacatttcatgaccAATGGATTGACACGACatatagaaatggtccaaaattacttggaataaaatccttATACATTAACACACGTTAAAGTTGTTTTTACaaatttttgtattaaaaagcTAATATGTactcaaagtcattcagagaggtttgatgtgaaatgctcctaCATACCTTCAGAATTGTTCATGTGGTAATGAcagtctgaagcatttaaagtCTCTAAAAGTTACCTCAGAGAAAGTTCATAAAAGGTTTCCTTACATAAATGCTGTATGATCACGGAGGCTTTTTGAGATCAGcttttatatttgtatgtattttttcagatttaccatttttttaacattaccatttgcatataaaaactcagaagacactcGTTGGTTCACTGATCATTCTggacagtaaacaaaatggctttatttgtgttgcgatccctggttccaatcaccactgCATAGAAAATCCAAATCAGTACGTTTCTGTtgcatcatttcacattaaaccattctgaatggtTGAACTATACAGAATTCTTTTGCAAACTGGTggaatttaaaaaacatttttttcctgtcCTGTCTTTATTTCAGAAACACAAGGTTATTAAAACATCGCTATAATTTTGAAGCTCAACTTTTAAGGAACCTCCTTCCTACTGTGTTCTCACCTTCAGACCGTGCTGTGAAAGCATGTGCTCCAAAAAAGCATTACCCAGATGGACAACAGGGTAAAACTCTTCTACATAAATCCTCCTCCACCATCTCTGTGGAAACGACCTATACAAACACAAACGCACTTGATAAGAACACTGATGTGTAGAGTGACTGAAAAGTATTATTAAACAGCCTGAAAAAAACTTACAGTACACATACTAAATTTTATCTTTTGTTAATCTGTCGTTAAATGGCTCCCAGCGATGTGTACTAGGTGGatgtgttcactcacccatcctcTTTGGGCTCCGTGTACCAGTATTTGTAGCGGTGAGCACGGATGTATGCTGGAGGTTGCTGACTGAACGGGTACTGAGACTCATCTGTTTGAATGAGTCTTATGACTGTTTAACACACAAAATGTAGCCATTCATACACAATTCCAATAAACTAGTTACCTACAACCTGTATAGCTTTCCTGTCAATCCCCTTACCATCCTTCTTGCCCTGCAGGAGTCGGTGGACAAGGCTGCTGAACCAGGGGCTTTGTGTGTGCGGCCCCAGTGCTGCAAACCACATCTGCCAGTCCAATCTAGGCTGGTGCGGAGTCACCACTGAGGGTGCTGCACTCACATTACCTGGTTTATACATAAACTCTATTTCCTGAAGAACAAAGGGAAAAGTGGTTTAGGACACTCATTCTAGCGAGCTATAAAAGTGACAGGAAGTCGATGATTAATGAAGCCATATTTCTGACATCAATGACAAGTGACTTGTTAACACTCTgtaacatgaaatataaaacagggaaaaactgaaaattattCACAACATGGTGAGCAAATCCAAATGAACTATtccaaacaaaccaaaatcacctattcttttatttcattcctaCCTACAATTTTTTTAACTATTATTCCTACCCATCAATACCTAGTTGCCATAAACTGCTTTCTAAATCTGTGCCACCTGTCTTCAAATTATATGCTGAATAGTCGACAGCTAAAGCCCAGTCAGATAAGATTTGTTTTTCAAGGGGAAGTGGGGTAATGCCAGTTTTCCAAAGGATGTCTAATGTTTCTCACCAATTTGTATGGGATAAGAAGACTCAGGATAACTGACAGATGTGAGTGGATACTATTTTCGCACCACCTTTACTGCAAAAAAACTGCAaagaaaatctatttatttgctaaccATTTACTTTGCTGCCTTAAGCGAAGGCGGCACATCATTAGTATCGCCATCAGGAACCAGGAATTCGCACCAGTCAACTTCAGCTCATaaaatctgactttttttctcCAATTCTGAATTACAGAATAAGAgttgtattttaatttatataaacTGCACACGAGACAGGACAGTGAAGTTACATATCACCTTTTCACATGGCATATTTGTGACTACACTAAACTCACTGAGAAACACTGGTAAAAATTACATTAGCCCACCTCCTCGTGTAAGACTAATGCCATCTGAATAGGCCTTAAGACTGGCAGATTTGTTCCATGCCGCTTAATAAAGCGGCTTAAAATACAGACTGTACTTATGTAAATGCTAAAGGTTAAATACATAACACTGAATCCGGAGGACACCCTGCAAGTCTGAAGAGTTATATTTAGCACtctaattaaacattaaacgtCAATGTTTTGGACATTTGCATTGCTTTTGTAATTTCAGAAGCTACAAAATGTAGAGCAAAAGAAAGGTCTGGTGACTTTATCTTCtaaatacatgtttaaaaacCAGACAATTAGAATATACTGTAATTGTAAAAATCAGTTGGAGATTTCTTTAGAATATACACCTGCAGCAATTAAAACATTCCTTTGAGAAGTTTACATGGAGTTGGAACTGACCGTCCAAGTGCTGCCGTCCATGCTGCCTTCGATGACTACCTCTGGCCGTCCCCCAACTCCTGTCATCCTTCGGAAAAGCCCGTACGGGTTGACCAGCTGGTAACGGTCAGTCAGCTCAAAGGCTTTCCGCACACCGGGCCAGATATTACTGTTAGCCTCATACTCTATGTATGTGTAGGGAACCTGCActcacaaacaaaaagaaaaaaaaaataagaaaacccccccaaaaaaacaacacactatAAACATTACTACAAAAGATTTACAATCATGCAAGAGTATGGTGCTACTGACCAAACTAATGGCAAACATGGAGGCAGCAGCTGCAGCAAAGACTGCCCACTGCACAGTGCTCCACAGACGCAGGAATATACCCTTCACACATGCACTCCTGAAACACAGAGCAGGCAGAGCACTTAACACACACAAGCTTTCTGTACAGAAATGTTAATTTAACTGTCTCTTGTTTATTTAACTGTCACTTGGTAACACTCCAGCACTGCTGACAACGGAGCATGACCACAGCTCCAGTCTTCACTTTTTCCATCGGCTGCATTACAATGCCATCTGCAGGAGATGACCATCATGCCACAGACCATTGTGGGGAGTTTAACTACATGTAGAAAATCTAACTACACATTTAttgacacatttctgcacatctATTCAGATGGAAATGGTTTAACAAGAGGAGGTGACgtaatgtaattattactgGCATTTTTGTTAGTGATTTTAGTCCCATCTGAATGCGCCATGTCAGTAATTTTTTACCGTCAGTAAAGATTCCAGTGTCTTTTACCTTCTATAAAACGAAGTGTAAAAATAATGAGGTTACTTGAGCACTTACTTGTGCTCTTTACCATAGCTGAAATCAGCTACTTATTTAAATTTTCCCCATTTCCCCATTAAACTGTGTAGCAGTTATCATCATAATGCTtaaggcaccagaatgtaactgctgaacAATTTAAAGTTGAATTGGGAAATCTGAACAAAAAGGTGATAATAGGAAGCTGACTCCAGCCTCATTGTTCTCTGGGGCTAATAGAACTcagaacatgtaaaaaaaattattaaaaattgaTTTTGTGTGTTGAAGTTCACTGTTGTGAATTTTCAAGCTAATGATGATGCTAATGTTGCACTGCATACACTTAAAATAGAAATGTAAATGGTTAAGGCAAACAAAATAATGGCTAAATTAAATGCTTTAACAtcttttctactcttttctGGAGTAAATGCAGAACGGAAATCAAGTAGGCactcccatctctgtcatttagacTGAGATTTCTTATACCAGGCGAATCGCTCGTAAATATTACAGATATCCTCAGGTAAACTGGCATTACTCCATCTCCCCACGGAAAACTAATCCTGACCAAATAGGGCTTTAGTTAAATGTTAATTAGCAACACTTCTGACACCACAAACATtactattatcatcatcattagtAGCCGTAGCAGCACTATAAATgcagaaatgtatttaataagcACTTTAGTGTTGGATTCAAGCAAGTAAAAACTTAGATTTACAGTGGAATTGCATGGGTCTCTTATAGCAGTGCTATATTTGCTAAACATGAGTAAAGTCAGGTGAGCGTAAACCAACAGAAAGCACGAATTCCATGATTTATTTGATGGCTCCATTAATTTCTTAAATCTACTATTATGCCATGAACGAATCAGGCAGATGGTGTACTTAGCCTACTATCAGTCTAAATTAGGATTAGAGTCAAGTACCAAGTTAGTTTCAGCTGCCTGCTTAATGTGCAGCATTCACGTCGTGTCTAATTTTGAAGTGTATTTTCAAGCTTCAGCCTAAGCTGACATTATGTTGGGTAAACAGCCACAGTGTCTggtgaagtaaatgtaaaagtcaAATGTAAACCTTAAACCACTGAAGAATGAAGGGAAAAACATCCATGACATGCGTGATggaattaaaatataaacatgacAGGCTGTATGAACCAGAACAGTACTTTGAGATCTCTGATGTAAGTATATCCCAAAGGGAGATTAATATAGCCCAATGCACTGAACATGAACAGTGccatattaaatgtaaaataagttGCGACTCACCTAAACATGGCAGTGACAATCTcccaggtgagagagagaaccccTATCCAAATACTGGGAACTGTGACCAACTTCAGAAACCCATTGAACTCATAATGTGTAAATGCTACagtggaaaaaacatacatacacaactTATATATTTTGCATGATAAACCCTGTATAACCCAATCATGTAATAATTTCCCAATTATGTAATGCCAACCAAAAAAATTGCACTCACTTTACTCACAAATTCTAATAAAAAACACCATATAATATCTAGCGTAAAAATTTAATACAAGTAATGTAAGGTGTCTTACTCATcatgtaataatatttttactGATAATGTAGTGTCTTATGTAGTACCTTAACAACATTATTGTTGTTAGGAATTTATTACTCAATCAGATGTAATACTGTATTCCATCACTAagaatttattatattattattattaccatcatcatcacaagTCAatcctattttttttaaatggatgaTGACGTTGAAACAGATGGTAAGTAGCACAATAGTTTGTTTGAGACTACCTGTCAGTCTAAGGCTGGAGTGGAGCATGCTGTGCTCTATGAGCTCTATTTTAGGAACTGTTGTGAactgaagagaagaaaagggtgcccaaaataatattaaataatgatgTAATACCTTGATAGGGAAGCAAGGATGTTCTGGGTTTTACTACGTTGTTGGGCAAGttttgctttattgttttttatgaaCCACATAAAAAATGTAGTATAACTTTTGCTATAttcaaaaaaagaagacaaaaaaatcCACCTGTTTTAGAGGAGATGCTTTTCCTGTTCCATTCCACTTTCAAGTCAAAGTAGAGGATGGTCCAGTAGACAATTAGTCCATAaacagccacttccaccagcaaACAAACCCATGACAAGGCTGTCTGCAACAATGCTGCAAAAGACAGTCAGTCAATCTTAcaaaacactcacacatttaTGAAGGCCAATTCTTCTTTAACTTGAACTTACACACTAAAAAAATCACTGGTTATGCACATCAGTTACATGAGTACACCACCTTCTTGCTTATACTTTGGTGTGGAAAATTTAAGAAGTAGGCATGTATAAGATAGATGGCAAATGCAACATAGCAGAGACAGATCATACTTCGCTCTTTCTGGGCTGTCCGTCTGCAGAGCCAGAAGTTCACATGCTGGTCATCCAACAGAGAAATGCACAATGTGATGGTCAGCAGATTGAAGAAGTTATAATTCCCTGTCAGGATAATAAGCACCTGCAATAAGACCTGTCCATGACACAAAGATATACATCACAATAAATATAGCAAATCAATCACAACACCTCAAAAAGCTGCAAGGCTGAGAAGGAAAACAACACTTACCTGCATATAGAAGGCAGTGAGTCTGTGTCTGCGAATAGggctgaaaaaaaggaaagggaCAGCGATCTCAATCACAAACGTGCCCACCACACTAAGTTTCTGGAACCAGACTGGCAACTGGTGAGCAAACCAGGCCAGAGGTGTGGGGATGCACTGTGTCTCGTAGTGATATGTCAATGCTGTGGATGTAGAGAGCACATAATATCAGAGGCACACACACTGGAAGACCTAGCATATACATATTTAGAACAATAACATGacaaacattgcactttggcCCCCCCAAGGCAAAAAGTTTATACAACCCTGGTCTTCAGGCTTAATCTGCCTCCTGTAAAAACCAACAATGTGCAATTTCTCCAATGTGTGAAAATGAACCCTTTCCCTTTGCAATGAATCCAGTGATTCCATCTCACATTTTCATGCTTGTACTCAGTGATTTTTGCAGACATCAGACATAAGCTCTGCCTGAACTGGACTCACAAATCTTACTTGCATTCTTAACATTTCTTAATCTCAAATCTTGATTGCattctgaacattttttgtTAATGTTAAGAATACAATTAAGCAGCAAAGCAACTACTGTCTTAATGTAAAAGTAAGAATGCTGATCAGGGCTGTGACACTGCAATAATTGgactaatttttattttttcacctaAAGATTATTAGACCACATTCATTTAGCGTGCTTTACGCACTCCACTCTCTCACCTGTGAGGCCCCACCAGGTGGGGCAGCGGCTGGTCAGCTTGACCACGCCCGAGGCAAACATTAGACGAAAGAGCAGCCAGCGCGTCAGCCAGAAGGTTATGTTGTCATGGAGGCTCACCCTCCGTCCCCAGGGCATGTTCATGGGTGCAATAACGATGGCCAGAAAGCCCACCTCCAACAGCAGATTATCCCtgagtaaagaaagaaagaaagaaagaaagaagagagagagagactctgttGGCTGTCTGTACGACATACTAAAAGTATTTAGTATCATCGTGTGTGttgcagacacacacatcattTTGACGTGTATGTGATATGTATGACAGTGTAACTAGTGTCAAGTTTGTTTTGTATCCAAGTTACAGAGCAGCCACAGTGTCAAGGAAAGAACAGACACAAATGCTCACCACTGCTTAAACcatcccaacacacacacacacacacacacacagaaaagatTCAAGTTGAACCTGTACTCACCACTGGAAGTATAGAAAGACTTGTCCCACCTGTAGAAAAAACATCATGAGAAAAGGCTATGCAAAAAGCCAGGAAAGTGCACTTAACAGTACTGTACCTGTGgcacacaacaccacaccaaGCTGTAGGCTAGTGCTTTCTAaggtaagtgatacttttttgatcccacaaaaattccacctccgcatttaacccatccgtgaagtgaaacaccacatacacactagggggcagtgagcacacttgcccggagcggtgggcagccctatccacggcgcccggggagcagttgggggttaggtgtcttgctcaaggacacctcagtcatggactgtcggccctggggatcgaaccggcaaccttctggtcacagggctggctccctaacctccagcccacgactgccccctaattAACAGTCTAACAGTCATGTAATCCAACATCTCTGTGTTATCCTGCTCTGACACATCTAATTCAGCCAATGAAATACTTAATCACTAGCTAAGGAAAGCTGCACAAAATCAGTGCAGTGCAAGTAGCTACAGCAGTGGAGTTGGAAAGCGCAGTTGTAGGGTATGCTGTATCGTACTGAGTGACACTGTACCTGGTAGAGTGACAGGTAGAGCACCCACAGCACCAAGTAGACTCTGCAGTCTCGAAGGGCGGGTATGGCTGTAGCTGCCAGGCCCAGCAAAGCTCCAGCTAGACTGAGCAGCTCCATGCACTGCTGCGTGTCAAGACCAAGCTTGGGACCAAACCACAGCAGGGTGGGCAAGTCTCTCAACTGCTCCCACACACTTTTACCAGAGATCCTGAGCATCCATCGAGCCGGTAACACACCCTCATTGCCATAAAGCCCTGGGGGGGTATAAAGAGAACGCTGATAAGTctattaaacagaaaacaaaaccacaacGTAAGCGTGCTAAAGATCTCTTTTTAACCTACAGGCTTTATTTTAATAAGCTGTTGTGTGGAATCGCACTGCATATGGAACCCAAttcaataacaaaataataatatttcatcCTTTTTAGCAAAACGGTACTTAAAGCACGGTCAGAGAGGAAATCTTAAACAGCCACAAAACAAGGATGCTGGACACGCATTTGGACCAACTTGCACACAGTCTTTCACTAAACCCATAGTAGCGAGGCTTATGGCGAATAAGCTGCCTTTAGCCTCGTTGTTTCAGTTTATTATCAGTCTTATATTAGGGCTTGATGGATTTAACAACTTGAATGATTTAGTACTACAAAATCCCTTAAACGTAAATGTTTAATTTAGCCCCCGTACTGTAAAGAAGAATATTCAGTCTTGAATCACTAGCACACCATATCTGGACTAACGTTaagcggttaatgatgatgatgatcttaCTTTTCCTTAGAGATATTGTTAATGCTAGCTTGCCAGCCTAGTTAGCTAACTAAACCACTGCTTAAACTGACAACTGAACGTTTCATCGCGTCTAATCACTTGCATTTCTGCAACGGCTCTGGCGGGCTTCCTTCTGCTTTAGCCATACATAGAGAAGTAGCTGCCACGCTAGCAAGCTTTGCTTCAATTCAGTTCACTAGTCGTAGCTGTTTAGCTAAACTAAACTTCCAGCCACTGAAAGTTTTGCAGTAAGTAAATCTCACCTGGAATCTGCACGTAAATAGATGCAAAAGCAAACACATAGGTTGCAGATAGACACCACAGAAACATGTGTCTCGGTAATCTTGTTTCACCCATTTTCTACATAAATCACTACTCCTTTGCAGTCTGTGTATGTTTGGGTTGGAGGTGTCCAGCAGTCCAGCAGGAGCAGCAGCGCTGTGGGGGGAAAACGCTCCAGCAGACACGTCGCCCACTGAGCGTTAGGGAAGCAACAACTGGAAACGCCACTGCGCATGCGCCACTATGTATCGCCACAATCAGGCAAGACGACCTCTATGGGCAGGAGAGAGTTTCAGAAGATAAATCTCAGCTCCTTCTTCATACTTCGTTTAACACACAGCCTAGAAAATGTAAATTGAACACAGaggcttttatttttcagtgtgtaAGGAAGAGACCGCAGCCGGTGTTACACTCAGTTGGGTGAGTTCAGGAAAAGTGGGTGAAGTAAAGCTTCGCACTTCAATGGCCTGTTAATGGCAGCGGACTTTGGCTGTGTTCGACGGTAGCCCACTGACTCTGCCCCAAAAGTAGTACGTACTACACAGTTAGTGCGCAGTATGCTATTTTGAACACCGCCATTCAAATATAATCATGAAACTGTTGTCACCAGAGCCGGCTAATGAccagcctggccacttcctttTCCCCTGTTATAACAAAAACAGGACCTGCtaatcagcagagggcgctcgCGAGTGAGTCTTCAATGAATGGGAGTTAATGGAGcacaacggctaaaaacgaacaGTTAAAGTAGCTTCTAATCACTCATCCGGAaggtttctttaattttagagaGTAGAAGGATTTATTTcacaaaagcaaagaaatcccacctatatatttcctttttttatacagcatttttgggcagcagaaggcGGGCATTACcgctagagcgtgatgattgattggcgagcggagcagctcattggctgatcccgctcactgacgtcatgaccATGGCGCCGtttaaaaagctcttaaaatataacagcggtgttaaaatggtttatgctgttcagtgttcaggaaattattgtatttttttgcattaaaaatgtttaagcatttctaaactatgattttgctcaaatgctctgCTCCGTATCAACCCATTTATTTTGGACTccctcgggagcgccctctagcgtttgaggaaaccggaagacattgcagagcgggaattctcctctctacaagttctctggttgTCACTGGCCTGACATCGTCGGTGTGGGCGTGGTCACAGTCCGCCTGATTCTGCAGAGCACATGATTGGGAGGCCAGTGAAAAGCTTTATATTgttacttttatttgtttatttatttattttaaacatgctTTACTGCACATGCTAAATGAAGGGATGTCTTTTGAGACCATTGCGGTCTTTTATGTCCACACTTATAGGAGCTAACGTCGTTACTACTATTCTCAATGTATTTCAGGATTGGTACCAAGTTGTGGCTACAACTGTATAATGTGATGCAAAAAAGTATAGATGATTCCTTTCGGGCCAAGAGCCTTTATACTGATGAGCTATTGTGTGGAGTCATAATGCATATAGACTTAAGCTAATAAAATATGTGACAATCACTATGTGCGTGGAAGAGTAGGACGGGCAGCCTGACCCAGGGGGGACATCCTGGAGCAGGTTCTCTGAGAGAGAACGGTAAGGGGTTCAGCTGGTTCATCTTTTAAAggaacttgttttttttgttcatttagtTCACGGTTGTTAAGTTAGTTAGCCAACTGAAATTTAACCATTTATTGGTCTACATAGTATTTTACTGTTCTTCCAGCAGTCTAAATTAGGTAAGTTTCCAATAAGTTCAAATGGCTGTCcctgttttaacacatttatgGTACATGTAGGAAGCTTGTGACAACTCACAAAATTACAAAAGATGAGAGCATATAGCTTTTGGTTAAAATGGCCTGCTTGCAATTTGTGTTAAAGGCTTTAACATGTAACAACTACCATTTCTGGGATGTTAGTGATTCAAGTATGGGAAACACAGCTGcctaaaacactgaaatgcaGTCTACATGAACTCTTCTGTCTGTGTCCAGGCAGCCTCTAGCCATTGACTGTGCAGAAGCAGTGAAGATGATTGGAGTCATTACAGAAAATGTTATCACCACCTGCTGATAATGTCGATCCCTCTAAAACTCAGTCTCTTAAAAAAGGATTAGGTATTATTTTAGTTAAAGGAATCTTAATGATTAATCGTTTTGCAATTGAAAATGACTAGCAACACATCAGGACCAGTTATTAACATAGATATTTTAATTACTCTGCACCATTTGATTTGTCCTcaggcaaacagacagacagacatacactgtAGACCATCAGTCCATAAATGAGCAGAGGTTTCAGCAAGCTGCCAGCCTCTTCAAGCCAACGGCCTTCTGTTCACCTCCATCTGTACATTCAAGTCTTTCCTGGGCACTTTGCTTTGGCATCCCTCTGCCCTCATATATAAGTATGGAAAGAACTAGCTGGCATTGCACATGCAAGAATAAGAAACTATGATCAGTGAGGGTTAATCCCaaactgctttttctttttttcctttttttttttttttttttacagaaaatgcagccaatcTGGCACATggtttaaaaatagaaaaaaaaaatatttccagCATTTTTACATGATTGAAATATGATCAGTAGTAGTACATCATGAGAGATGTCTAAAATGACACTAAGCATGGCAGGAGTTTTGTGTTCAGCACGCTGAACAGGACGTAAGCATGAGTGCATGTGTTTACTTCATTCCTTTGGTGGAATAATAAAAGATGGCCACTGAAAGACTCTCAACGTTGACACTTGGACATTCTTTGCAGACTCATACACTCAAACGTCACATCTCTTAGCTGCCTCGGTCTTCTCTTGGATGAACGGAATGTCTACAAACATGGCCGATAAATAAAAGCATGGCGATTTTCCTTGCAAAAAGGCTTTCAGTAAAAGCTCGTAACGACATTGTATCAACATGGACGAGAAATATTTATACAAAGTATGCCACTCTGCCAATCAATCTATATGAGTTCACCTGGGAAAAAGTTCACTTTTCTTTATTCATCTTTGGAAGTCTGCTTGGATCTGCAGAGACAGACACTAAATCTTCTAGACTTGGAGTGTACATGTGTTTAAGGTTATAGAGGGTGTGTGTCTGCTTGTGAATCTTCACGTTCCCTCTCCACTGCTGGAGGTCTGTGCACTTGCTGAATGTGGCTGTGGAGGAGTTGCCTCAAGCTCAGACTCTCGAACGAAGATCACAGCATCTCCACTCACATTGATAAGGCACTGAGCCTggaaaacacattacaaaacaagTAAGAAAGTAGGTACGTCTGTGTGAGAGCATGAGAGCAAATGTATAGatttacacacactgacctGGTTCTTGTTAGGATTctccataaacacacactcctTCATGTTGTAGGACACAACAGCATTTCCACCAAGAGCAGCTACATGGGCTCGTACCATAGCGAAAACCTCAGCGATAAACGAATGCAGGAACCCACTCACACCACCCTCCTAAAATACATACATAGTTAAGAAGCTTGGAAGATGCTTGAGCTGGC is a window of Pygocentrus nattereri isolate fPygNat1 chromosome 7, fPygNat1.pri, whole genome shotgun sequence DNA encoding:
- the lmf2a gene encoding lipase maturation factor 2a; translated protein: MGETRLPRHMFLWCLSATYVFAFASIYVQIPGLYGNEGVLPARWMLRISGKSVWEQLRDLPTLLWFGPKLGLDTQQCMELLSLAGALLGLAATAIPALRDCRVYLVLWVLYLSLYQVGQVFLYFQWDNLLLEVGFLAIVIAPMNMPWGRRVSLHDNITFWLTRWLLFRLMFASGVVKLTSRCPTWWGLTALTYHYETQCIPTPLAWFAHQLPVWFQKLSVVGTFVIEIAVPFLFFSPIRRHRLTAFYMQVLLQVLIILTGNYNFFNLLTITLCISLLDDQHVNFWLCRRTAQKERTLLQTALSWVCLLVEVAVYGLIVYWTILYFDLKVEWNRKSISSKTAFTHYEFNGFLKLVTVPSIWIGVLSLTWEIVTAMFRSACVKGIFLRLWSTVQWAVFAAAAASMFAISLVPYTYIEYEANSNIWPGVRKAFELTDRYQLVNPYGLFRRMTGVGGRPEVVIEGSMDGSTWTEIEFMYKPGNVSAAPSVVTPHQPRLDWQMWFAALGPHTQSPWFSSLVHRLLQGKKDVIRLIQTDESQYPFSQQPPAYIRAHRYKYWYTEPKEDGSFPQRWWRRIYVEEFYPVVHLGNAFLEHMLSQHGLKDKPPVRRGSDAWLPRVLKHVGEHVRDVPTPLLLWTLFSSAVTICVINSLRSHTRSPLHSQRSASKYTPQQPDGKEEEEKKKMNEKQEKVKVIKDAEREKEESREEEEEEGGEEEEEEEEEGGEEEEEEEGGEEEEVLSDENNGNHEEPDHLRKRK